Proteins encoded within one genomic window of Bdellovibrio sp. ArHS:
- a CDS encoding S8 family serine peptidase: MKRILGALFIPFSLLSFAAYAQNDPKVVPGEYLIKFKASSGGPTIAQTKLLGKASLKAAFPGLDIMQVTMKSGPDEKASFEALKNDPDVEYIEPNYILDKAEVALNGSVERLTYEQFANSSPASTDPAVYAQSNAATGVANAWPLLSSLSAQNGKVIVAVVDTGLDRYHDVFKPLANGGTGALWVNPVEAAGQPGVDDDQNGYVDDVNGWNFITNTNNFMDDDDHGTHVAGIVVGTGQNIFARPLQESKISIMPLKFLGATGSGSTSNAIRAIYYAVNNGARVINNSWGGGSYSRSLHDAITYAYERRVLVVSAAGNYGSNNDASPMYPANYDVPSNISIASSSRYDDLSSFSNYGASTVHVASPGEYIESTVPGNTTMPMNGTSMAAPFVAGMAALAFREAPSLSGYQMKQLILGTASAKSFLNNLVYSSARIDAYEMIRTSQQMVATASTQPDYKPYYLTEQASTSGSGAAGGGCGLVKAVTHNGPGSGQGGGAGAIAVVIGLLMAPLVVWQVLRSRDPKRRRRYERFKMNSEIRVTVGDRELIGAVNTISEGGLSFNADAALEKGGIVTMRIQSPDGHEVIEVQGQVVWSEQNQAYGVQFANARQGTLAMIRDWTSGLIKSS; the protein is encoded by the coding sequence GTGAAACGGATTCTAGGCGCGCTATTTATACCTTTCAGTCTTCTGAGCTTTGCGGCATACGCACAGAATGATCCTAAAGTGGTTCCTGGCGAATACCTTATTAAGTTTAAGGCTTCTTCAGGTGGGCCCACGATTGCTCAGACGAAGCTTTTAGGTAAAGCTTCGTTGAAGGCCGCCTTTCCGGGGCTGGATATCATGCAGGTCACCATGAAGTCGGGGCCGGATGAAAAAGCCTCTTTTGAAGCTTTAAAAAATGATCCCGATGTTGAGTATATTGAGCCCAATTATATTTTAGATAAAGCGGAAGTCGCGCTGAATGGTTCCGTAGAGCGTTTGACTTACGAGCAATTTGCTAACTCCAGTCCTGCCTCAACGGACCCCGCGGTGTATGCGCAGTCCAATGCGGCAACAGGTGTTGCGAATGCCTGGCCTTTATTAAGTTCTTTAAGTGCGCAGAACGGAAAAGTGATTGTGGCCGTGGTCGATACCGGATTGGACCGTTATCACGATGTTTTTAAACCACTGGCTAACGGCGGTACAGGGGCGCTGTGGGTGAACCCTGTCGAGGCGGCGGGCCAGCCCGGCGTGGATGATGATCAAAACGGATATGTCGATGACGTGAATGGTTGGAATTTTATCACCAACACGAATAATTTTATGGATGACGACGACCATGGCACGCATGTGGCCGGGATTGTTGTCGGCACAGGCCAAAATATTTTTGCTCGTCCTTTGCAGGAATCTAAAATTTCTATCATGCCTTTAAAGTTTTTAGGTGCGACTGGTTCGGGATCCACTTCGAATGCGATTCGCGCGATTTATTATGCCGTCAATAACGGCGCACGTGTGATCAACAACTCTTGGGGTGGGGGTAGTTACAGCCGATCCCTTCATGATGCGATCACCTATGCCTATGAACGTCGTGTGTTAGTGGTCTCTGCCGCCGGCAACTACGGAAGCAACAACGATGCGTCGCCGATGTATCCGGCTAATTACGATGTACCGAGTAACATTTCCATCGCCTCTTCCAGTCGTTACGATGATCTTTCCAGCTTCTCAAATTACGGCGCTTCCACAGTGCATGTGGCCAGCCCAGGGGAGTACATTGAAAGCACCGTTCCTGGAAATACCACAATGCCTATGAACGGAACCAGTATGGCGGCGCCGTTCGTGGCGGGAATGGCGGCATTGGCGTTCCGCGAAGCTCCCTCGCTATCGGGATATCAGATGAAGCAGTTGATTTTGGGCACAGCTTCAGCCAAAAGTTTCCTGAATAACCTCGTGTATTCGAGTGCTCGTATCGATGCCTACGAAATGATTCGCACGTCGCAACAGATGGTGGCGACGGCATCCACTCAACCTGACTATAAACCCTATTATCTGACGGAGCAGGCGTCGACTTCAGGCAGCGGGGCGGCTGGTGGCGGTTGCGGTCTTGTCAAAGCTGTGACCCACAACGGCCCGGGCTCAGGACAGGGTGGGGGAGCCGGCGCGATTGCTGTCGTGATCGGTCTTCTGATGGCCCCGCTGGTCGTCTGGCAGGTTTTGCGATCTCGTGATCCAAAACGACGCCGTCGTTACGAACGCTTTAAAATGAATTCTGAAATTCGTGTGACGGTCGGCGATCGCGAACTGATCGGCGCTGTGAATACCATCTCTGAAGGTGGCTTGTCCTTCAATGCTGACGCCGCTTTGGAAAAAGGTGGCATCGTCACAATGCGAATCCAAAGTCCTGATGGCCACGAAGTCATCGAAGTGCAAGGTCAGGTCGTCTGGAGCGAGCAGAACCAAGCCTACGGAGTCCAGTTCGCTAACGCGAGACAGGGGACTTTGGCTATGATTCGGGATTGGACTTCGGGGCTTATTAAGAGTTCTTAG